The segment GCCGGCAGCACGACTGAAATCTCCCAGGAGCACTAGGGCTTCACGCTTTCGGCGGAAAGGTCAGGACTTCGATCTTGTTGCCGTCGAGGTCGAAGACGAAGGCGCCGAAGTAGTCCGTCATTGCGGCCTTGCGCTCGCCCGGAGGTCCGGCATCCCGTCCGCCCGCCGCGAGTGCAGCCTCGTGGAAAGCCAGGACCGCCTGGCGCGAGCGCGCACGCAGGCCGACATGGTGCCCGCTGTCCGGCGCCGCCGGCGCTAGGGCGGGGCGGGCATTCAGCCAGAACTCCGGATAGCGCTTGCCGAACGCCACCGTCCGTTCGCGCTCGACGAGCAGCGTCATACCGAGCGGTGCCAGGACCTGCTCATAGAAGGCCGTACTCGCGTCCAAATCGGCGACGGGAACGGAGATGTGGTCGATCACGACACTCTCCTCGCTCTAGACGGTCCTCATCCTAATCCAGTGCGAAGACCAGGCACTTGAGGTAGTCGCTCTCCGGAAGCTGAGGATGGACCGGGTGATCAGGAGCCGCGGAGGCGCGGTGGAGGATTCGGGCCGGGCGCTCAGCATCCGCCAGTCCTCTTGCGCACTGTTCGGCGAAAGCTTCCGCGCTGACGTGATGGGAGCAGGAACAGAGCACCAGGTAGCCGCCAGGAGCCACAAGATTGGCCGCCAGCTTGGTCAGCTTTCGATAGCCTCTCAGGGCCGGCGGCAGATCCTTCTTCGACTTGGCGAAAGCCGGCGGATCGCAAATCACCAGATTGAAGGAGTCGCCGGCAGTGGCGAGTTCCGCCAGCTTCCGGAAAACGTCGCCCCGCCGGGTCGCGATCCGATTCGCCACCTTGTTGAGCGCTGCCGTCGCCTCGACCAGCGACAGAGCGCTTTCGGAGCGGTCGAGGGCGGTGACCGACTCGGCGCCCGCCAGTGCCGCCTGGATCGCAAAGCCACCGGAATAGCAGTAAGCGTCGAGCACCCGTGCACCGGGTGCCAGCTGCGCAACCCAGCGGCGGTTGTCGCGCTGGTCGTAGAACCATCCGGTCTTCTGGCCGCGCAGCGGGTCCGCCAGGAAGCGGGCCGCATACTCCTGAACTTCAACCGGCCCCTCGGGCGGGCCGCCTGCGGTGCCGTCGAGCACCCGTGTTTCCTGTTCCAGGCCCTCGAGCGTGCGGGCCGGAGAATCGTTGCGCAAGACCAGTCTGCGGGGCTGCAGCAGCTTATCGATCGCCTCGATCAGCGGCGTCTCCAAGGCCTGCATGCCAGCCGTGTTGCACTGCAGGACGACCGTTTCCCCAAAGCGGTCGATCACCAAGCCTGGAAGTCCGTCGGCCTCGGCATGGCAGAGTCGGTAGTAGGGCCCGTCTATCAGACGCTCCCGCAGGCGCATGGCGCGCTCCAGGCGCTCCAGAAGGAAGACCTTGTCGATCTCGGCCTCGGGATCGCGCGCCAGCACGCGCGCGGCGATCAAGGTATGGCGGTTGAAGCTGGCGACGCCGAGGGCCCGGCCGTCGTGCGTTTCCAAGCGCACCAGCGTACCGAGATCGAGGGCCTTGGCCTCGGCGGTCATCTCCAGTTCGTTGGAGAAAACCCAAGGGTGACCGAGCAGCAGGCGCCGCTCCGCTTTAGACTTCAGGCGAAGACTGGGACGCCCGACCGCCGTCTTACGGTTGGACATTGGCTGGCAGGGCGATACCCTCGCGGCGTGGATCCGCGCCGCCCTCGAGGCTGCCGTCGTCCAGCACGAGGATGCCGTGCAGACCGCTGGTCATCTCGGTCTCTCGCACGACGTGACCCAAAGCCTCCAGCGCAGTCTTGGCAGCAGCGGCGGCCGTGCCGGACTCCAGGTCCGTGGGACCGTTGCGGTTGACCGCGTGAGGTAAATCGATCGCCTCCTGCACGCCCAGACCGTGGTCGAGGACACCCGTCAAAGCGCGCACCACATAGCCGATGATCCGGCTGCCCCCCGGCGAGCCGACGACGAGGCGGAGCCCCCCGCCGTCATCGAAGACGAGGGTCGGGGACATGGAACTGCGCGGGCGTTTGCCTGGCTCGACCCGGTTGGCGACGGGGCGTCCATCGACCTCCGGCACGAAGGCGAAGTCGGTCAGCTGATTGTTGAGCAGGAACCCCCGCACCATCAGCCGCGAGCCGAAGGCATTTTCGATCGAACTGGTCATCGACACGGCCCGTCCCTCGGCATCCACCACGCTCAGGTGGCTGGTCGAGGGCGGCTCGACCTGCATCCAGGTCCCGTTTCGCAGTTCGAGACCCGGCGCGGCCTCGGGCAGGGCGCGTTGTAGATCGATCAGGCTGCCTCGGGCGGCCAGGTAGTCCGGATCGAGCAGGTTATCGACCGGCACCTCGACGAAGTCCGGGTCGGCGAGAAACGCATTGCGGTCGGCGAAGGCGAGCTTTCCGGCCTCGGCAAGCAGATGCAGAGTCCGGGGGTCCGACGGCTCCGCCGTGCCCAGGTCGTGCTGCTCAAGTATGCCCAGCATCTGCAAGACCGCCACCCCCCCGGACGTGGGCGGAGGCATGCCGCAGACCTGCCAATCCCGGTAGTCGCCGCAAAGCGGCGCGCGCCTTACGGCTCGGTAGGCGGCGAGATCGGCTTGCGTCATACGGCCGGGATTCACGGACGCGCCGCGCACGGCCCGCACGATGTCAGCTGCGATTTCGCCTTCGTAGAAAGCATCCGTGCCCTCGGCTGCAATCCGCCGCAGGGTCTCGGCATAGGCTGGGTTACGCAGAATCGTACCGACGGGTCTTGGGTCGCCCCCCGGTGTGTAGAAGTAGGACGCGGCGGCCGGAGATTTCGGTAGCAACCTGTCCCGTTCGATTAAGGCGTGCAGACGCGGGGAAACCAGAAAGCCGGTCTCGGCAAGCGCGATGGCCGGTTCGAACAGGCGCGCCCAGGCGAGCCTTCCATGCTCCGTGTGAGTCAACTCGAGCATTTTCAGGACGCCCGGCACGCCGACGGAGAGGCCGCCGGGCACGGCATCCCAGAAGCCGAGAGGCGTACCATCGGCCGTTAAGAACTGATCGGCGGTGGCTGCCAGCGGAGCGGTCTCACGTCCGTCGTAGGCCCGTGTCTCCCCGGTGTCCGGATCGTGATGCAGTAGAAAGGCGCCGCCGCCGATACCGGAGGACTGCGGCTCCACCAGTCCCAGCACCAACTGCGCGGCGATCGCGGCATCGACGGCACTACCGCCGGCCTCCAGCATCGCGACCCCAGCTCGGGTCGCATGGGGGTTGGCCGCCGAAACCATGGCGCGCGCCGGCGCTTCGGCCTGGAGCTCTTCCACTTGCGGCGCCGCCGTGCTTTGCGCTGCGGTGGGCAAGGGCAGCAGCAGAGCCGAAACCAGCAGGGCACCGCCGAGCGCGCGTGCTAGCGCGCGGCGGACCAGATTGGGGAGGCGGCTGTCAGAGTTGGAACGCACAATGCAATCAGTCTAACGATCACGTGGTCTGCGGCATAGACAGGCTTTTCGAGTCCGCGCACTTTTGCATCATCGGCTTCTGCAGAGCGAAGCAATGAGGAGCATGGCCGCGATGCTCGAGCATCTCGACCAGCCACTGGCGGCGTGCCCGCTCGATGCCGTCCGGCAGAACTGTGTGGATCGCGGCGCAGCGGTGACCGGCGGCTAGACCTTCCAGCGCGCGCGCCAGCGCGTCGGCGATGCGGTCGCGCTCGAAGAAATCGAACGCGATGAAATGTTCGGCCACCAGAACCGGGCCATGCAAGAGATCGCGCTGAACCCGGTAGGCCACCAGCCCGGCGATGTAGCCGCGCTCGTCTTCGGCAATCAGTATGCCACCGGGCGCGGGCATCGAATCGGTCGCGCCGCCGAGCAGAGACTGGGCGAAAGCCTGCCACTCCTCCAGGGTGATACCCGGCGCGATCGCCTGAATCAGCGGAAAGGCTTGGTCGACTCGGTCGACCGTCAAAGACTTGACGGTGACGTTTCTCCCGGGTGGCGGATTTTCCACGGCGGTGAGGTTCTGATCGCGAGAGACGGGGTCGGGGCAGCGCATCGCCGCATCCTGAGGCGTGCCGCGTGACGACCG is part of the Algihabitans albus genome and harbors:
- a CDS encoding VOC family protein, whose translation is MIDHISVPVADLDASTAFYEQVLAPLGMTLLVERERTVAFGKRYPEFWLNARPALAPAAPDSGHHVGLRARSRQAVLAFHEAALAAGGRDAGPPGERKAAMTDYFGAFVFDLDGNKIEVLTFPPKA
- a CDS encoding class I SAM-dependent rRNA methyltransferase — protein: MSNRKTAVGRPSLRLKSKAERRLLLGHPWVFSNELEMTAEAKALDLGTLVRLETHDGRALGVASFNRHTLIAARVLARDPEAEIDKVFLLERLERAMRLRERLIDGPYYRLCHAEADGLPGLVIDRFGETVVLQCNTAGMQALETPLIEAIDKLLQPRRLVLRNDSPARTLEGLEQETRVLDGTAGGPPEGPVEVQEYAARFLADPLRGQKTGWFYDQRDNRRWVAQLAPGARVLDAYCYSGGFAIQAALAGAESVTALDRSESALSLVEATAALNKVANRIATRRGDVFRKLAELATAGDSFNLVICDPPAFAKSKKDLPPALRGYRKLTKLAANLVAPGGYLVLCSCSHHVSAEAFAEQCARGLADAERPARILHRASAAPDHPVHPQLPESDYLKCLVFALD
- the ggt gene encoding gamma-glutamyltransferase: MRSNSDSRLPNLVRRALARALGGALLVSALLLPLPTAAQSTAAPQVEELQAEAPARAMVSAANPHATRAGVAMLEAGGSAVDAAIAAQLVLGLVEPQSSGIGGGAFLLHHDPDTGETRAYDGRETAPLAATADQFLTADGTPLGFWDAVPGGLSVGVPGVLKMLELTHTEHGRLAWARLFEPAIALAETGFLVSPRLHALIERDRLLPKSPAAASYFYTPGGDPRPVGTILRNPAYAETLRRIAAEGTDAFYEGEIAADIVRAVRGASVNPGRMTQADLAAYRAVRRAPLCGDYRDWQVCGMPPPTSGGVAVLQMLGILEQHDLGTAEPSDPRTLHLLAEAGKLAFADRNAFLADPDFVEVPVDNLLDPDYLAARGSLIDLQRALPEAAPGLELRNGTWMQVEPPSTSHLSVVDAEGRAVSMTSSIENAFGSRLMVRGFLLNNQLTDFAFVPEVDGRPVANRVEPGKRPRSSMSPTLVFDDGGGLRLVVGSPGGSRIIGYVVRALTGVLDHGLGVQEAIDLPHAVNRNGPTDLESGTAAAAAKTALEALGHVVRETEMTSGLHGILVLDDGSLEGGADPRREGIALPANVQP